One segment of Streptomyces bathyalis DNA contains the following:
- a CDS encoding DUF2017 domain-containing protein: MAGHFEATGDGGAAIALDEVEISILRSLAVQLLELIGPGDQPADGAEDPLIAILSDGPSEPPSDPALARLFPDAYGDGPDAVPGEGNAEERRASAEFRRFTENELRARKREDGLAIVRALDSLTPDPPPGPGGPGRSSQGSDGSAGAVLTLKPEESKQWLGALNDLRLAIGTRLEVSDDDDSSELYALPDEDPRKPMVMAYLWLGGLQETLVETLLP; encoded by the coding sequence ATGGCCGGCCACTTCGAAGCCACAGGTGACGGCGGCGCCGCCATCGCCCTGGACGAGGTCGAGATCTCGATCCTGCGCAGCCTCGCAGTCCAGCTGCTGGAGTTGATCGGTCCGGGCGACCAGCCCGCCGACGGGGCGGAGGACCCGCTCATCGCCATCCTCTCCGACGGGCCGAGCGAGCCGCCCTCCGACCCGGCACTGGCCAGGCTCTTTCCCGACGCCTACGGCGACGGCCCCGACGCGGTGCCCGGCGAGGGGAACGCGGAGGAGCGCCGTGCCTCCGCCGAGTTCCGCCGCTTCACCGAGAACGAACTGCGCGCCCGCAAGCGCGAGGACGGACTCGCGATCGTCCGTGCGCTGGACTCCCTCACCCCCGACCCTCCCCCTGGGCCCGGCGGGCCCGGGAGGTCCTCCCAGGGGTCCGACGGCAGCGCGGGCGCGGTGCTCACGCTCAAGCCCGAGGAGTCCAAGCAGTGGCTGGGCGCGCTGAACGACCTGCGGCTGGCCATCGGCACGCGCCTCGAGGTCAGTGACGACGACGACAGCAGCGAGCTGTACGCACTGCCCGACGAGGACCCCCGCAAGCCGATGGTGATGGCCTATCTGTGGCTGGGCGGGCTGCAGGAGACGCTCGTCGAGACGCTGCTCCCTTGA
- the clpS gene encoding ATP-dependent Clp protease adapter ClpS — protein sequence MGPVSVAPTEIERPESAEAPLEVPEPDVPWATIVHNDPVNLMSYVTYVFQSYFGYPKDKAKKLMMDVHHKGRAVVSTGSREEMERDVQAMHGYGLWATLQQDRG from the coding sequence ATGGGACCCGTGAGTGTTGCCCCCACTGAGATCGAACGCCCCGAGTCTGCCGAGGCGCCCCTCGAGGTGCCCGAGCCCGACGTCCCCTGGGCGACGATCGTGCACAACGACCCGGTCAACCTCATGAGCTACGTGACCTACGTCTTCCAGAGCTACTTCGGCTATCCGAAGGACAAGGCGAAGAAGCTGATGATGGACGTCCACCACAAGGGCCGGGCTGTGGTCTCCACCGGCAGCCGCGAGGAGATGGAGCGCGACGTGCAGGCGATGCACGGCTACGGACTGTGGGCCACCCTGCAGCAGGACCGCGGCTGA
- a CDS encoding putative leader peptide gives MVVHDVRASSTLRSTLLVGRLHVDLCRLASALGATRRRAHVRV, from the coding sequence ATGGTTGTCCACGACGTGAGAGCTTCTTCGACGCTCCGGAGCACGCTGCTCGTCGGACGCCTGCACGTCGATCTGTGCCGTCTCGCCAGCGCGCTGGGGGCGACCCGGCGCCGCGCGCACGTCCGCGTCTGA
- a CDS encoding MBL fold metallo-hydrolase, translating into MKLTVVGCSGSFPSAESACSSYLVEAEGYRLLLDMGNGALGELQRYSGLYDLDAIALSHLHPDHCIDMCGYFVARYYRHEGGRCGPIPVYGPRDTERRLTVAYGDTPSDSAMSEVFDFRTLTRGGSFELGPFTVRTEEVRHPVESYAFRVTHRESGKVLAYSGDTGTCGSLVELAQGADIFLCEASFTDGKEAIPDLHLNGREAGDCAQSAGVERLVLTHVPPWTDAKVNLRDAKDVFEGPVELARPGAVYEL; encoded by the coding sequence ATGAAGCTCACCGTCGTCGGCTGCTCCGGGTCGTTCCCTTCTGCGGAGTCGGCCTGTTCGAGCTACCTGGTCGAGGCCGAGGGCTACCGGCTGCTCCTCGACATGGGGAACGGCGCACTCGGCGAGCTCCAGCGCTACAGCGGCCTCTACGACCTGGACGCCATCGCGCTCAGCCACCTCCACCCCGACCACTGCATCGACATGTGCGGCTATTTCGTGGCGCGCTACTACCGCCACGAGGGGGGACGTTGCGGGCCGATCCCCGTCTACGGACCGCGGGACACCGAGCGGCGCCTGACCGTCGCGTACGGGGACACACCGTCCGACTCCGCGATGAGCGAGGTCTTCGACTTCCGCACGCTGACGCGGGGCGGCTCCTTCGAGCTGGGCCCCTTCACCGTCCGCACGGAGGAGGTCCGGCACCCTGTCGAGTCCTACGCGTTCCGGGTCACCCACCGGGAAAGCGGCAAGGTGCTCGCCTACTCGGGTGACACGGGGACCTGCGGCTCGCTCGTCGAGCTGGCGCAGGGCGCGGACATCTTCCTGTGTGAGGCGTCCTTCACCGACGGCAAGGAAGCCATCCCCGACCTGCATCTCAACGGCCGCGAGGCGGGGGATTGCGCGCAGTCGGCCGGGGTGGAGCGCCTCGTCCTCACGCACGTACCGCCGTGGACCGACGCGAAGGTCAATCTCCGGGACGCGAAGGACGTCTTCGAGGGCCCCGTGGAGCTGGCCAGGCCCGGCGCGGTCTACGAGCTGTAG
- a CDS encoding Mov34/MPN/PAD-1 family protein, giving the protein MLTITQELHDKIVAHARKDHPDEACGVIAGPAGEGRPERFIPMLNAARSPTFYEFDSGDLLRLYREMDDKDEEPVVIYHSHTATEAYPSRTDISYANEPGAHYVLVSTAECGNDEGPFSFRSFRIVDGEVTEEEVEVVDGQEPPA; this is encoded by the coding sequence ATGCTGACCATCACCCAGGAGCTGCACGACAAGATCGTCGCTCACGCCCGCAAGGACCATCCGGACGAGGCGTGCGGAGTCATCGCGGGTCCCGCGGGAGAGGGCCGCCCGGAGCGCTTCATCCCGATGCTGAACGCTGCCCGCTCGCCGACGTTCTACGAGTTCGACTCGGGCGATCTGCTGCGGCTCTACCGCGAGATGGACGACAAGGACGAGGAGCCGGTCGTCATCTACCACTCGCACACCGCCACCGAGGCGTACCCCTCGCGCACGGACATCAGCTACGCCAACGAGCCGGGCGCCCACTACGTGCTCGTCTCCACCGCGGAGTGCGGCAACGACGAAGGCCCCTTCTCCTTCCGGTCGTTCCGCATCGTGGACGGCGAGGTCACCGAGGAAGAGGTCGAGGTCGTGGACGGCCAGGAACCGCCCGCCTGA
- a CDS encoding DUF445 domain-containing protein, translated as MDQAKAGDVAAAGAGGVRPITGGTAARAAGPGPDPGPNGRPGSGSSNSGGAAGSGGRQRPPNPGPLGTFTAADEERRRGVRRMKTIATAALLLMAVVFVLAKWAQHEGAGTWTGYVAAAAEAGMVGALADWFAVTALFRHPLGLPIPHTAIIPTKKDQFGHTLGEFVGENFLSGDVVRSRLKAVGIAGRLGAWLAQPEHTDRVTSELSTALRGALAVLRDSDVQAVVGEAITRRADAQEIAPGLGSMLERVVADQGHRRVVDLVCGRAAQWLEVHSDSVVEAVTGGAPGWTPRFVDRRVGDRVYRELLRFVTEMRDMPEHPARGAIDRFLTDFATDLRSDPQTRARVERLKSDVLGRGEVQDLISSAWNAVRSMIVAAAEDERSELRVRARASLLSLGQRMASDGRLRGKIDGWIEDAAVYVVTTYRDEVTSLITETVASWDADHTSKKIEAHIGRDLQFIRLNGTVVGSLAGLAIYALVNVVTR; from the coding sequence ATGGATCAGGCAAAAGCGGGCGACGTCGCCGCCGCAGGCGCGGGCGGAGTGAGGCCGATCACAGGCGGGACGGCGGCACGGGCCGCGGGCCCGGGCCCGGATCCGGGCCCGAACGGCCGTCCAGGCAGCGGCAGTTCGAACTCGGGCGGCGCCGCGGGTTCCGGCGGCCGCCAACGGCCCCCCAATCCGGGCCCCCTGGGTACCTTCACCGCGGCCGACGAGGAGCGGCGCCGCGGCGTGCGCCGGATGAAGACCATCGCGACGGCCGCGTTGCTGCTGATGGCGGTGGTGTTCGTACTGGCGAAGTGGGCGCAGCACGAGGGCGCGGGCACCTGGACGGGCTACGTCGCGGCCGCCGCCGAGGCGGGCATGGTCGGCGCGCTGGCGGACTGGTTCGCGGTGACGGCGCTCTTCCGTCACCCACTCGGGCTGCCGATCCCCCACACCGCCATCATTCCCACCAAGAAGGACCAATTCGGGCACACACTCGGGGAGTTCGTCGGGGAGAACTTCCTCTCCGGCGACGTCGTACGGTCCCGGCTGAAGGCCGTCGGCATCGCCGGCCGCCTCGGCGCGTGGCTCGCGCAGCCGGAGCACACGGACCGGGTCACCTCGGAACTGTCGACGGCGCTGCGCGGCGCCCTCGCCGTCCTGCGCGACTCGGATGTGCAGGCCGTGGTGGGCGAGGCCATCACGCGCCGCGCCGACGCTCAGGAGATCGCGCCCGGGCTGGGTTCGATGCTGGAGCGGGTCGTGGCGGACCAGGGGCACCGGCGCGTGGTGGATCTGGTGTGCGGGCGGGCGGCACAGTGGCTGGAGGTGCACAGCGACTCGGTGGTCGAGGCCGTCACCGGCGGCGCGCCGGGCTGGACGCCCCGCTTCGTCGACCGCCGCGTGGGCGACCGCGTATACCGGGAGCTTCTGCGGTTCGTGACGGAGATGCGGGACATGCCGGAGCACCCGGCGCGCGGTGCGATCGACCGCTTCCTGACGGACTTCGCGACGGACCTGCGTTCGGATCCGCAGACGCGGGCGCGCGTGGAGCGGCTCAAGAGCGACGTGCTCGGCCGCGGAGAGGTGCAGGACCTCATCTCCTCGGCCTGGAACGCGGTGCGCTCGATGATCGTCGCGGCGGCGGAGGACGAACGCAGCGAACTGCGCGTGCGGGCAAGGGCCTCGCTGCTGTCGCTGGGGCAGCGGATGGCCTCGGACGGCCGCCTGCGGGGCAAGATCGACGGCTGGATCGAGGACGCCGCGGTGTACGTCGTCACCACGTACCGCGACGAGGTGACGTCTTTGATCACGGAGACGGTCGCGAGCTGGGACGCCGACCACACGTCGAAGAAGATCGAGGCGCACATCGGGCGCGATCTTCAGTTCATCCGTCTCAACGGCACAGTCGTCGGATCCCTGGCGGGACTTGCGATCTACGCGCTGGTGAACGTCGTCACGCGGTGA
- a CDS encoding PLP-dependent cysteine synthase family protein: MRYDSPVQAVGDTPLVRLPRLSPSEDVRIWAKLEDRNPTGSVKDRPALYMVEQAEKEGRLTPGCTILEPTSGNTGISLAMAARLKGYRIVCVMPENTSEERRQLLGMWGAEIISSPAAGGSNTAVRVAKELADQNPDWVMLYQYGNPANSAAHYTTTGPEILADLPSVTHFVAGLGTTGTLMGAGRYLREQRPGVQIIAAEPRYDDLVYGLRNLDEGFVPELYDESVLTGRFSVGSEDAVRRTRELLAEEGIFAGVSSGAALHAAAGVARKAQRAGESADIVFVVADGGWKYLSTGIYTAETTDAAVEALQGQLWA, translated from the coding sequence ATGCGCTACGACTCCCCGGTCCAGGCGGTCGGCGACACCCCGCTGGTGCGGCTCCCGCGGCTCTCGCCGTCGGAGGACGTGCGCATCTGGGCGAAGCTGGAGGACCGCAACCCGACGGGCTCCGTCAAGGACCGGCCGGCCCTCTACATGGTCGAACAGGCCGAGAAGGAAGGCCGGTTGACACCGGGCTGCACCATCCTGGAGCCGACCTCCGGCAACACCGGGATCTCGCTGGCGATGGCGGCACGCCTCAAGGGCTACCGCATCGTGTGCGTGATGCCGGAGAACACCAGTGAGGAGCGGCGGCAGCTGCTCGGCATGTGGGGAGCCGAGATCATCTCCTCACCGGCGGCAGGCGGTTCGAACACCGCCGTGCGCGTTGCCAAGGAGCTGGCCGATCAGAACCCGGACTGGGTGATGCTCTACCAGTACGGCAACCCCGCCAACTCCGCGGCCCACTACACCACCACCGGCCCCGAGATCCTCGCCGACCTGCCCTCCGTCACCCACTTCGTGGCGGGCCTGGGCACCACCGGCACGCTGATGGGCGCCGGCCGCTATCTGCGCGAACAGCGCCCCGGCGTGCAGATCATCGCCGCCGAACCGCGCTACGACGACCTGGTCTACGGGCTGCGCAACCTCGACGAGGGATTCGTGCCCGAGCTGTACGACGAGTCCGTGCTCACCGGGCGGTTCTCGGTCGGCTCCGAGGACGCGGTGCGCCGCACCCGCGAACTCCTCGCGGAGGAGGGCATCTTCGCCGGAGTCTCCTCAGGCGCTGCGCTGCACGCGGCCGCGGGCGTCGCACGCAAGGCCCAACGGGCGGGCGAGAGCGCCGACATCGTCTTCGTCGTCGCCGACGGTGGCTGGAAGTACCTCTCCACCGGCATCTACACGGCGGAGACCACCGATGCGGCGGTCGAGGCGCTCCAGGGCCAGCTCTGGGCCTGA
- a CDS encoding MoaD/ThiS family protein — protein MAIEVRIPTILRTYTDGEKSVTGEGDTLKELFDDLESRHAGIQGRLVDGGELRRFVNVYLNDEDVRFLDGISTKLSDGDNVTILPAVAGGAGTHMRVRMGTR, from the coding sequence ATGGCCATCGAGGTCCGCATCCCGACCATCCTCCGTACCTACACCGACGGCGAGAAGTCCGTCACGGGGGAGGGCGACACGCTCAAGGAGCTCTTCGACGACCTGGAGAGCCGCCACGCGGGCATCCAGGGCCGCCTCGTCGACGGTGGTGAGCTGCGCCGCTTCGTGAACGTCTATCTCAACGACGAGGACGTGCGCTTCCTCGACGGCATCAGCACGAAGCTCAGCGACGGCGACAACGTGACGATCCTCCCCGCGGTGGCGGGCGGCGCGGGCACACACATGCGCGTCCGCATGGGAACCCGCTGA
- a CDS encoding type II toxin-antitoxin system PemK/MazF family toxin, with amino-acid sequence MDTWWWLALGAVVALSLVAALIDGGARLGRPFRRLRGDLAPRNSSLPDRGPRPGEIWWTREPLLVLVLAVRIDRARVARISAERPSREGEYRLPESAGAKLALPPGTVADAAGRVTALCTDADAAWDVELSEFGRRAGEVDQDIWVQVRHLSGET; translated from the coding sequence ATGGACACTTGGTGGTGGCTGGCCCTGGGTGCCGTCGTGGCCCTGTCACTTGTGGCGGCGCTGATCGACGGGGGTGCGCGGCTCGGCCGTCCCTTTCGCCGCCTCCGCGGCGACCTCGCGCCTCGGAACAGCTCGCTGCCCGACCGTGGACCGCGCCCCGGGGAGATCTGGTGGACGCGTGAGCCGCTGCTCGTGCTGGTCCTTGCAGTACGCATCGACAGGGCCCGCGTCGCGCGTATCAGTGCGGAACGGCCGTCCCGCGAGGGCGAGTACCGCCTGCCGGAGTCGGCCGGGGCGAAGCTGGCTCTGCCTCCGGGGACCGTCGCCGACGCCGCGGGCCGGGTGACTGCACTGTGCACGGATGCCGACGCGGCATGGGACGTGGAGCTGAGCGAGTTCGGGCGGCGGGCCGGCGAGGTCGACCAGGACATCTGGGTGCAGGTGCGCCACCTGTCCGGCGAGACGTGA
- a CDS encoding nicotinate phosphoribosyltransferase: MNRQATVDRGLPVAVPSTALFTDQYELTMLQAALRAGTAERRCVFEVFARRLPEGRRYGVVAGTGRVLDAVENFRFDDQVLDYLRERGIVDEPTLDWLSGYRFSGDIAGYPEGEVYFPGSPVMRVEGTFAESVLLETVILSILNHDSAVAAAASRMAVAAGGRPLMEMGARRTHELSAVAASRAAYLGGFASTSDLAAGFRYDIPTVGTSAHSFTLLHDSERDAFTAQVDSFGSGTTLLVDTYDVAEAVRSAVEIAGPGLGAVRIDSGDLLLLAHRVRHQLDELGASGTRIVVTSDLDEYAIASLAAAPVDAYGVGTQLVTGSGHPTCAMVYKLVARAASDGPDAPMLAVAKKSMGGKSSAGGAKWAARRPDEDGVAAAEVVGTGPVPEELREHQLHVPLVRGGETVAREPLDAARERHTRALAGLPMSAMQLSRGEPVLPTEYV, encoded by the coding sequence GTGAATCGACAGGCGACCGTGGACAGGGGACTGCCGGTGGCCGTGCCGTCGACGGCGCTCTTCACCGATCAGTACGAACTCACCATGCTCCAGGCCGCGCTGCGCGCCGGAACGGCCGAACGGCGTTGCGTCTTCGAGGTGTTCGCGCGGCGGCTGCCCGAGGGCAGGAGGTACGGGGTCGTCGCGGGAACCGGCCGCGTACTGGACGCCGTGGAGAACTTCCGGTTCGACGACCAGGTCCTCGACTACCTGCGCGAGCGGGGAATAGTCGACGAGCCCACCCTCGACTGGCTGTCCGGCTACCGCTTCAGCGGCGACATCGCCGGCTACCCCGAGGGCGAGGTGTACTTCCCCGGCTCCCCCGTGATGCGCGTGGAGGGCACCTTCGCCGAGAGCGTGCTGCTGGAGACGGTCATCCTCTCGATCCTCAACCACGACTCGGCGGTCGCCGCCGCCGCCTCCCGTATGGCCGTCGCCGCGGGCGGACGCCCGCTGATGGAGATGGGCGCGCGGCGCACCCACGAGCTGTCGGCCGTCGCGGCCTCCCGCGCCGCCTATCTCGGCGGCTTCGCCTCGACCTCGGACCTCGCGGCCGGTTTCCGGTACGACATCCCCACCGTCGGGACCAGCGCGCACTCGTTCACGCTGCTGCACGACAGCGAGCGGGACGCCTTCACGGCGCAGGTGGACTCGTTCGGAAGCGGCACGACGCTGCTCGTCGACACCTACGACGTCGCGGAAGCGGTGCGCAGCGCCGTCGAGATCGCAGGACCCGGACTGGGCGCGGTACGCATCGATTCGGGCGACCTGCTGCTGCTCGCACACCGGGTGCGCCACCAGCTGGATGAACTGGGCGCGAGCGGCACCCGGATCGTGGTCACCAGCGACCTGGACGAGTACGCCATCGCCTCGCTCGCCGCGGCACCGGTCGACGCCTACGGGGTGGGCACCCAGCTGGTGACCGGCAGCGGCCACCCCACCTGCGCGATGGTCTACAAGCTCGTCGCACGCGCCGCGTCGGACGGGCCGGACGCGCCGATGCTGGCCGTCGCGAAGAAGTCGATGGGCGGCAAGTCCTCCGCGGGGGGAGCGAAGTGGGCGGCACGCCGGCCCGACGAGGACGGCGTCGCGGCGGCCGAGGTCGTGGGCACCGGGCCGGTGCCCGAGGAGCTGAGGGAGCATCAGCTCCACGTGCCGCTCGTCCGCGGCGGGGAGACCGTCGCCCGCGAGCCGCTCGACGCCGCGCGCGAGCGCCACACCCGGGCCCTCGCCGGCCTGCCGATGTCCGCCATGCAACTCTCACGCGGCGAGCCGGTGTTGCCGACGGAGTACGTGTGA
- a CDS encoding amino acid permease has protein sequence MASEQVDDRGAPRGGITETTTGTAAPPEEGYRRGLGSRQIQMIAIGGAIGTGLFLGAGKAITKAGPSLILAYAVAGTVIFFIMRALGELLMYRPVSGSFSEYAREFLGPFFGFATGWTYWLFWVVTGITEVTAAATYVQYWWPAVPQWVSALVFTLVLYCANLISVKIFGELEFWFSMIKVTAIIGMILIGVGVLTLGFSDAGDTASMTLLWADGGFFPKGIGGTLMTLQIVMFSFLAVELVGVTAGESVNPEKTLPRAVNTVPWRIALFYVGALLVILSVVSWTAFEPGTSPFVAAFGKIGLPAGAAIVNFVVLTAALSSCNSGMYSTGRMLRDLAMNRQGPKLFTRLTANGLPLLGTSVSAALMTVGVWINYQWPSKAFDYVVAFATISGMWAWIMILAAHIRYRRAADRGRLPQSSFKAPCAPYASWISLAFIGSVVVLMGFDPDSRVSLYGAPVWAAGLVVAYFVLKARDPDTFRREETATKGNRRP, from the coding sequence ATGGCCTCCGAGCAGGTCGACGACCGCGGCGCCCCGCGCGGCGGCATCACGGAAACAACGACCGGCACCGCGGCCCCTCCGGAGGAGGGATACCGGCGCGGTCTCGGCAGCCGCCAGATCCAGATGATCGCCATCGGCGGCGCGATCGGCACCGGCCTCTTCCTCGGCGCGGGCAAGGCCATCACCAAGGCCGGGCCCAGCCTGATCCTCGCCTACGCGGTGGCCGGGACCGTCATCTTCTTCATCATGCGGGCGCTGGGCGAACTGCTCATGTACCGGCCGGTCTCCGGCTCCTTCTCCGAGTACGCGCGGGAGTTCCTGGGGCCCTTCTTCGGGTTCGCCACCGGCTGGACGTACTGGCTCTTCTGGGTCGTCACCGGCATCACCGAGGTCACCGCGGCCGCCACCTACGTGCAGTACTGGTGGCCCGCCGTTCCGCAGTGGGTCTCCGCGCTCGTCTTCACGCTCGTCCTGTACTGCGCGAATCTGATCTCGGTGAAGATCTTCGGCGAGCTGGAGTTCTGGTTCTCGATGATCAAGGTCACCGCCATCATCGGCATGATCCTCATCGGCGTCGGCGTCCTCACTCTCGGCTTCTCCGACGCCGGCGACACCGCGTCCATGACCCTGCTGTGGGCGGACGGCGGCTTCTTCCCCAAGGGGATCGGCGGAACGCTGATGACGCTCCAGATCGTGATGTTCTCCTTCCTCGCCGTCGAACTCGTCGGCGTCACGGCGGGGGAGTCCGTGAACCCGGAGAAGACGCTGCCCCGTGCCGTCAACACCGTCCCCTGGCGCATCGCGCTCTTCTACGTCGGCGCGCTCCTCGTGATCCTCTCGGTGGTGTCCTGGACGGCGTTCGAACCCGGCACGAGCCCGTTCGTGGCGGCCTTCGGCAAGATCGGCCTGCCGGCGGGCGCGGCCATCGTCAACTTCGTCGTGCTCACGGCGGCGCTCTCCTCGTGCAACTCCGGCATGTACTCGACGGGCAGGATGCTGCGCGACCTGGCGATGAACAGGCAGGGGCCGAAGCTCTTCACCCGGCTCACCGCCAACGGGCTGCCGCTGCTGGGCACCAGCGTCTCCGCGGCGCTGATGACGGTCGGCGTCTGGATCAACTACCAGTGGCCCTCGAAGGCGTTCGACTACGTCGTCGCCTTCGCCACCATCTCCGGCATGTGGGCGTGGATCATGATCCTCGCCGCGCACATCCGCTACCGCCGCGCCGCGGACCGCGGGCGTCTGCCGCAGTCCTCCTTCAAGGCGCCGTGCGCCCCGTACGCGAGCTGGATCTCGCTGGCATTCATCGGCTCGGTGGTGGTGCTGATGGGCTTCGATCCCGACTCCCGGGTCTCGCTCTACGGGGCACCGGTGTGGGCGGCGGGTCTCGTCGTCGCGTACTTCGTGCTCAAGGCGCGCGACCCGGACACCTTCCGGCGCGAGGAGACCGCGACGAAGGGCAACCGGCGGCCATGA
- a CDS encoding glucose PTS transporter subunit EIIB, producing MSSKAEKIVAGLGGLDNISEIEGCITRLRTEVADAALVDEAALRAAGAHGVVKMGSAIQIVIGTDADPIAVEIEDMM from the coding sequence ATGAGCAGCAAGGCCGAAAAGATCGTCGCCGGGCTCGGCGGACTCGACAACATCTCCGAGATCGAGGGCTGCATCACGCGTCTCCGCACCGAGGTCGCGGATGCCGCGCTCGTCGACGAGGCGGCTCTGCGGGCCGCCGGCGCGCACGGCGTCGTGAAGATGGGGTCGGCCATACAGATCGTCATCGGCACCGACGCCGACCCGATCGCCGTCGAGATCGAGGACATGATGTGA
- the rph gene encoding ribonuclease PH — MTRIDGRTADQLRPITIDRGWSKHAEGSVLISFGDTRVLCTASVTEGVPRWRKGSGKGWVTAEYAMLPRSTNTRGDRESVRGKIGGRTHEISRLIGRTLRAVVDYKALGENTVVLDCDVLQADGGTRTAAITGAYVALADAVAWAQEKKIIKSKAQPLTGTVAAVSVGIVDGKPLLDLCYEEDVRAETDMNVVCTGDGNFVEVQGTAEGEPFAREQLNELLDLSVQGCAQLDGAQRKALAG; from the coding sequence ATGACTCGTATCGACGGCCGTACGGCTGACCAGTTGCGTCCCATCACCATCGACCGCGGCTGGAGCAAGCACGCCGAGGGATCCGTTCTGATCAGCTTCGGCGACACCCGGGTGCTGTGCACCGCCAGCGTCACGGAGGGTGTGCCCCGCTGGCGAAAGGGCAGCGGCAAGGGCTGGGTCACGGCCGAGTACGCGATGCTGCCGCGCTCCACGAACACCCGCGGCGACCGCGAGTCCGTACGCGGCAAGATCGGTGGCCGCACCCATGAGATCTCCCGCCTGATCGGGCGCACGCTGCGCGCTGTCGTGGACTACAAGGCCCTCGGGGAGAACACCGTGGTGCTCGACTGCGACGTCCTCCAGGCCGACGGCGGCACCCGCACCGCCGCGATCACGGGCGCCTATGTCGCACTGGCCGATGCCGTCGCGTGGGCGCAGGAGAAGAAAATCATCAAGAGCAAGGCCCAGCCGCTGACGGGCACGGTCGCCGCCGTCAGCGTCGGCATCGTCGACGGGAAGCCGCTGCTGGACCTCTGCTACGAGGAAGACGTGCGCGCCGAGACCGACATGAACGTCGTCTGCACCGGCGACGGGAACTTCGTCGAGGTCCAAGGCACCGCCGAGGGCGAGCCGTTCGCGCGCGAGCAGCTGAACGAACTGCTGGATCTGTCCGTCCAGGGATGCGCGCAGCTCGACGGGGCCCAGCGGAAGGCGCTCGCCGGCTGA